ATCACTAATGAGGTAATAATTCCCCCGGAGTAAAGTTCGCATCAAAAACGTTAAACTGGGCCTATCCATTGTTTTTCTGAAGTTAACCCCTACGGTGCAGAAATTCCAAGAAAGGGTAAATGCGTTCAGTTTGCATCTTGCGGTACAAAATATACCTCCCTGTAGGAGCGGTATTCCATAGCGTTCTGCGGAAAGTTTTTCAGATTGGGCTGAAGCAGCCGATGATCTTTATAATAGTAAACCGGCATGATGGGGGCATCCTGAATCATTACCTGATCTGCCTGGGCATACAGCTCAAACCGTTTTTTCTCGTCCACGGTACGGATAGCCAACGTAAAAAGGGAATCATACACAGCGCTGCGATAGCGTACCGAATTGAGGTAAGCTTTGTCATTGGGTTTGGGCGGGATATGTGCGCTATAAAAAAGGTTTAAGAAATTTTCAGGGTCAGGATAATCAGCTATCCAGCCCAGGCGCCAGAAACGCGCTTTCCCGGTTTCCAGATTTTCCAGATGCTGGGCAAAGGGCAGTTTTAAAATGTTGACCCGAATATTCAGATTTTCCATTAACATTTTCTGTATGGCTTCAGCCACCTGTTCGTTGGTGCCTCCTCCGGAGTTGATTTGTAGCGTCAATTCGGGAAATCCTTTGCCATTAGGGTAACCGGCCCGGGCAAGGTGTTCTCTGGCTTTGACCGGATCATAGGTATAACCCTTAACCGCCCCAGCTTGAAATCCCTTTATTGCCGGTGGCACAATACCATGATAAGCCGGAATAGCACACCCTTTCACGGTGTAGTCCACTATCTTTTGCCGGTCAATGGCATAGTTAAAGGCAATGCGAACATCCCGCCTGGCAAACACCGAATCGGTATTCAGGAAGCCATAATAGAGGGTGGCAAGTGTGGGGTTTACCTGCAGTTGAAATTTGCGGTATTCGCCCAGCAGATTGCCATTCTGATCAATAATTTCGTCTACCATTTCCAAAGGCAAGCGATACACAAAATCCAGATCGCCCTTTTTCAGTGCAAGCAGTTCTGATTTTTGCTCTTTAATAAATGTGATTTTTACCCCGTCCAGAAAGGGAAGGCGATTGCCATATTCATCCTTGCCCCAGTAGTCAGGATTTTTTTCCAGCACAACCACTTCATCATCACGCAATGCTTTAATTCTGAAGGGGCCGGTGCCTACAGCTTTTACGCGCATTTCCGATCCATACGTCTCCAGGGCTTCCCGGGGAAACACTGCTGTAAAAGGTAAAGCCAAAAGCTGCAGGAACCCCGGGAAAAATTGCTCCAGTTCAATGCTCAGGGTATAATCATCTATAACCTTAATGCCGGCAACCCGATCCGGCACTGTAGCGATATCTTCAGGATGCTTTGCTTCCAATTCCTTCATACGTGCTACTGCAGACAAGTAGCTTTCATCCCTGGCATTAGATGGAAAGCGTTCAGCTGTAGCCTTCAGGGATTGATATTCGCGCGACAGATAGTAATGATCCGCTCCTTTGACCTTATCTTTAAATACCCAGAAACCCTGGTTGTTTACATCGGGGGTGCATAGCATGGTGAAACAATACTCAAAGTCACGGGCGGTTACTTCGCGCCCCTTGCCTCCGGGGAAACAGGGGTCATCCTGAAATTTCACTCCCCGCATAAGGTGAAAGGTAAACAGCAAGCCGGTACTGTCCATTTCCCATCGTTCAGCCAGGCAAGGTTTTACAGAGAGGTCGGCCTGGTCAAAACGCACCAGGCCTTCATAAATCTGATTGGTGATGCGATGCCCGCCCACTTCTGTAACATTGAGCGGGTAAAGACTGCGAAAATATTCTACCTCGTTGCACCGTAATACACCACCATAATATCGCCCTCCTTCAGCAGGAGTTAGGGCAGCATTTTTATTTGCCGAAGGTGAACAGGCAATGCATAAAAAACAGAAAACAGCCGGTAGAATAATTGTGCAGCGCATGAAAAACATTTTTTCAAATATACATGAAACTGCACGCAAACCTTTACGTCTATAAAGAAGGAAGCCTCATACCGATTAGTTAAATTTATCCGCACATACACGCTATATAAAAAGCCCCGCAGGGATGAAGCCCCGCAATATCTATCAGGTATGCTCAAACCAGTAAGCGCTCTTTACTTTATGCTGATATGCATTCCCCTGGTCGGGAAGGCGCAGTTTTATACTATTACCGGGCGCGTTACGGACGCTGTATCCCGTGAGCCGGTTCCTTTTGTAAACATCTATCTGAAAGGAAAAAACATAGGTACCGTGTCCGACTTTCAAGGCAACTTTATACTTCAGACTGCCACATGGGGTGATACTCTGATTGCCTCCAGTATCGGCTACCAGACCGCAAAAAAACCCTTAAGCAGAGCACCTGAACAGGTCATCAACTTCGTTTTGGAGCGGGCTGATATCAGCCTGCA
The Chitinophagales bacterium genome window above contains:
- a CDS encoding peptide ABC transporter substrate-binding protein; this translates as MRCTIILPAVFCFLCIACSPSANKNAALTPAEGGRYYGGVLRCNEVEYFRSLYPLNVTEVGGHRITNQIYEGLVRFDQADLSVKPCLAERWEMDSTGLLFTFHLMRGVKFQDDPCFPGGKGREVTARDFEYCFTMLCTPDVNNQGFWVFKDKVKGADHYYLSREYQSLKATAERFPSNARDESYLSAVARMKELEAKHPEDIATVPDRVAGIKVIDDYTLSIELEQFFPGFLQLLALPFTAVFPREALETYGSEMRVKAVGTGPFRIKALRDDEVVVLEKNPDYWGKDEYGNRLPFLDGVKITFIKEQKSELLALKKGDLDFVYRLPLEMVDEIIDQNGNLLGEYRKFQLQVNPTLATLYYGFLNTDSVFARRDVRIAFNYAIDRQKIVDYTVKGCAIPAYHGIVPPAIKGFQAGAVKGYTYDPVKAREHLARAGYPNGKGFPELTLQINSGGGTNEQVAEAIQKMLMENLNIRVNILKLPFAQHLENLETGKARFWRLGWIADYPDPENFLNLFYSAHIPPKPNDKAYLNSVRYRSAVYDSLFTLAIRTVDEKKRFELYAQADQVMIQDAPIMPVYYYKDHRLLQPNLKNFPQNAMEYRSYREVYFVPQDAN